The DNA window ATTATACAAAAAAAAGAGCTAAAGTCTTTGACCTAGTCCTCATGACCACTAGAATGTACATCATGATCATTGTATGCAAAAGTATTCCACTCCTCACAATGATGGCAAAAATAATAATGTGCTGCAGGTAATGCATTGGATTACCTTTCCAACCATCTCCAATAAAATAGCAACAGCAGGCTCTTGTAAGTACCGTTTCTTAACTGCAAGATCAATAAGACATTTGGTAAATTCTTTGATGAGTTCACTATTATTATCTGCAATCAATTCTTCAGTGATCTTTCCCGATCTTGCAAGAGCTCCATAAGCAAATAAGCGACCCAATAAGCAGTCTTTAACCTCCTATAGATAAAAGGTTTCCtcataaataaaacataaatctCAGATACTGACTACATTTAAGAAGTTGCCATTACTCACCTGACCCTTCATGGAAGACGAGACTTCCAGCAAAGTTGAAATTAGCTTTAACAAGGATTCTAATTTAATGCTATGAACTGTGGCAATTAACATTGTGAGACCTAATGCAAACCCTTGTCTTGCGCACTGCAATAGAACAGTAGAGAAAAGAGCAGAACTTATAAGCATTGCGTCTAAATTCCAATCAAATTCGAACCATCCTTAAAGTACATATGTAATACGGTAAAGAAACAGTGAAATAACAATATGTCAATACCCTATAGGACGCTAAAAGAAATCATATCTGAAGAGTGAAGACTGAATATAAGAACATAAAATCTTCACTGCGCCATACGGAACATGTTTTCTCATGCATAATAAAGTTAAAAATAGGATAAACTCACTCTCCAAGAAATAACTTGTCAACTTTTCTATTAAGCGTACCACAACTTTCTCTGCCTATTtgtttaaaaaataagaaaccGCACCTCTCTTGATGAGGAAACACCACGAATAAGCCTCCGCACAGCATACCTCCCAGAGGGAGCACAGTTATTCAAGCCATCATCCTTCTCCTCCACCTCATCCTTATTCTCCAAGGTATCATAAGCATTCTGAACTTCCCTCATTCTCCAAGGTATCATAAGCATTCTGAACTTCCCTCAACTCCACAACCAACGTCTTAGCTGCCGCCTCCCTCACACTCGCATCCGCAGCTGACAGCTCCTTAAACACCCCAATGAGGAACTTAGGCAACACTCCACCACCACTACTGCTCGTTCCACCACTCTCATTTTTCAATTCCACGTCCATATTTTCAAGCCCTGAATCGCTTATCCGCTTATCTCCACAGTGCCTCACCTTATCCTGCAACTTCCTATGTTTCCTCCTCTCCATCGAATTCAAGGGAGTTTTATGAGCATTCGAAGATGCCGGTGCAGCATCAGCATCGCTCACATTCTCAGCCTCCGGCAACTCAATatccttcttctttttctcctttttcattttctttcacGACGGCTCGACATCCGCCGCATTCAATTTGTGCTTATCTTCGCCAATTTCTAACGCGGATTCCTGCGATTCTCTCCTCTTTCTGATGCTACCCATTCACCTCAGCTTAAAACTGTAAAAAAATTTCTGCAGAGGTATAAAAACGCACCATCATGTTCTATACCGTTGAttgattaattataaaaaaacacatcGTCAGAACCAAACTAACACAAACCTTCCTAGAAATCaatacaaaaacaaacacacacagtAAAAGAGTAGAAGTGAGAGAAAGCAAAACGGGAGAGATGGAAGGGAGGGAGGCTGAAGTTTGAAACCTACGTGATGTATTTTATTCGGATACGGATTCGGTTCGCCCGACCCAATGTTTTTTGCTATCGATCTTTATTAGGCTTTATAAATTTGTTGATTAATTGGAAATATAAAAACGGATTTATAAAGGGTGAAAATTTAAATACTCTACACCATAATTTGGACGTTAAAATATACACTCCCTTCCCTGAGTTAATTAAggaatacacatatatataaaagtatgtcagttaaaaatgattaatattataaataaaaaactcaTTTACCCCTAAaagtaatatttaattaatatttgacATAAAAATAGTAATCCCCTCCAAATGGATTTTGGTCATATGCAATCCTTCTCATATCAAACAATATGACTCGTTTCACAAAGGTTCCATATTTGACAGTGGGCTCTAAAATATTTTGATTGGCTTACTCACTTCAaccatataattaattaatcgtTTAAAACCAATTATTTTAACatttaaattagaaaaatagATAACCTACAatgattattatttaataaataaaaagaaaaatcttGGGAGTATTATTCCTCTCACTTTGAAATTCACCTTTCATTCATCTTATCCTATAGCATAGCAAAGCGCATAAACGAACGTAGACAATGCAAAGATATGGCACCTCCAAATAATGCAATATTCACAACAAATCAAATACAGTAGAAAATAATCTCAATCCCCAGAGGCATAGAATTTATTATACTACAGTAGTATATTTTTAGCATAAATCAATCTTAGCCAAATTTATGTCAAAAAAACCGATGCTTAATTCAGCCCGAGGAAGTTTCTAATCGAACTCCAACAACTACAACCAAAACTACTTGTAATGTAAATACAACcgccaaagaaaaaaaaattaacttagTTCAACTGGCTATCATCCCACATCACCCATCTACTTCTTTACCTCCTCATATTCTGCCTCAGGTGCCTGCTGGTCACCTCCCTCAGAGCCTCCAGTGGGACCACCACTTGAACCACCAGACATGTGCTGTCCAATCTTCGACACGGCCTTGTTTGCCAAATCAAGCTTAGCCTTGATATCATCTATGTTCTCAGTGGCCATCGCGCTTCTCAGGTCTGCAACGGCAGTCTCAATTTCAGTAGCTACTTCACTTGGAATCTTCTCCCTGTACTCATTCAAGGACTTCTCAATGCTGTAGATGGTGGTGTCCGCGTTGTTTCTGATATCTATCAATGCCTTCCTCTCCTGATCCTTCTGGGCGTGTAACTCAGCGTCCTTTACCATCTTCTCAATCTCATCCTCTGATAGACCACCTGATGACCTAATTGTGATCTGCTGCTCTTTGCCGGTGGTCTTATCCTTTGCAGAAACAGTCACGATACCATTAGCATCAATGTCAAACGTGACTTCAATCTGAGGCATGCCCCTAGGAGCTGGAGGAATACCCATGAGCTCAAATTCACCAAGGAGTTTGTTATCTGTAGCCATCTCACGCTCTCCTTGAAGCACTTTGATGCCAACCTGGGTCTGATTGTCAGCAGCTGTCGAGAATGACTGAAATAATGACAAGACTTGCATCAGAAATTTTTTAACCAGAAACATAAAGGATTTGCCAGTCAAATAGTACAATAATGTCAGAAAATACACATTCATAAAATGCTAATAGCTACTGACCTGGCTTTTCTTTGTTGGAATTGTGGTATTTCTGTTGATCAATCTGGTAAAGATTCCTCCAAGTGTCTCGATACCAAGAGACAGCGGTGTAACATCAAGAAGAAGCAACTCTTTGACATCACCTCGGAGAATGCCACCCTGAATAGCAGCCCCCATGGCAACAGCCTCATCTGGATTGACCCCTTTGCTTGGGGACTTGCCAAAGATTTCAGTAACTACTTCCTGAACCTTGGGAACACGAGTCATTCCTCCAACAAGGAGTACTTCATCAACCTCCTTAATGGAGATGCCAGCGTCCTTCAAGCAACTCTTGCAAGGATTCCTAGTCCTCTCAATCAAGCTGTTAACCAGAGCCTCAAACTTGGACCTCGGCAATGTGATATTCAGATGCCTTGGACCAGTTGAATCAGCGGTGATGAAGGGCAGGCTGATCTCAGTCTGAGTTGTTGATGAGAGCTCTATCTTTGCCTTCTCAGCTGCCTCACGTAATCTCTGCAGAGCAAGACGATCTTTTGACAGATCAATATTGTCCGTTCTCTTAAATTCACTGACCAAAAACTCCAACAAAGCATTGTCAAAGTCCTCCCCTCCCAAAAATGTGTCACCATTAGTGGCTTTCACCTGCAGGAAAACATGTGTTCAGCATAACAACATAAAACATGGAAGGGAATAGTTAAAAATGTGCTTAACAAGTATTTCACACCTCAAAGACGCCATTGGAAATCTCCAAAATGGATACATCAAATGTTCCACCTCCCAGATCAAAAACTGCAACAAGGCCTTCTTTATTGTTCAAGCCGTAAGAGAGTGCAGCTGCGGTAGGCTCATTAATAATCCGTTGCACATCCAGCCCTGCAATTCTCCCAGCATCCTTGGTGGCTTGTCGCTGCGCGTCATTGAAATAAGCAGGAACGGTAACAACAGCCTTGGTTACAGTCTTCCCAAGGTAGTCTTCAGCAGTTTCCTTCATCTTGGTCAAGACAAAAGCACCAATTTGACTTGGTGAGTACTGCTGCCCGTTGACCTCAACCCATGCATCTCCATTAGGAGCCTTGACAATTTTGTAAGgaaccatcttcatttccttCTGTGTCTGAGGGTCATCAAAACGTCTACCAATTAGCCGCTTGGTTCCAAAGACTGTGTTGGTAGGATTGGTGACAGCTTGTCTCTTTGCTGGTATTCCAACCAACAGTTCTCCTTTGGGGCTAAAAGCAACAACTGATGGCGTTGTCCGAGCACCCTCAGCATTCTCAATAACTTTTGGAGTCTGTTAGAAATATTGTACAATTTATACTACATGTAAGTAATCAATTGGGATCAAATAGTATGATGCAGAATtcaatagagaaaaaaatgtttGCACCTTTCCCTCCATAACAGATACACAAGAATTTGTGGTACCCAAGTCAATACCAATCACATCATTTCCAGCCGGTTTGGTACTGCTCAGTAATAAAtagaattgaattaaaaaactgaaaaagacAATGACCTAATGCCTGATATACAAAAGATGAACATGGCATATACCTGAACGGCCTTACAAGACCTGCCAAGTTGTTGCTTACAGCCCACGATGGTTTAGTGTTTCCAGTTAACTgaaatacaaaatatattagtaGGCACCAAAATATCACAAGGTTCTTAATGCTACTAGTATAATCTTCAGACACTGAGTTTTGAGGGGTTCCATCCATAGAAATATGATCTTTCACCTAAGCAGTAAATAGTTCGACTACTCAAATCTACTAATCAAATAGTATCGTCAAAACAATACAGTCCCCAAGAGCAAGACATATTAAGTACTGCCACTAATTCAGTCACCGACCTTTGTCGACAAATTGGACCTCCCTGAATTTGAGTAAAGAATCTAAGTAATAAATAGGATAATCGCTTAATTATAAGTAATAATATTTCTACCCAGAGATGGTTTGAAATTCCAAAACAGATGACAATAAACCACGAATTCACAATATACTCTCACAGAAAATCACCAGTAATTCACATAAAGCGAAGTAAAAATTCTCTAAAAGATTCATTTAAATAGAAACGAATTACAGACCAGATCTAAGACAGTAACAAAAGCTTCACACCAGATCACAGAAACGAATCAAACGTtagagaaaaaggaaaagaaaatcaGAAAATCGGAGAATCGGCGAGACGTACTATTCTGAAAGCAGAGCTAGAGGCGGAGGAAACTTCACGGCGACGGAGAGATCGGAGGAGGACGGCGCTCGCCATTGAAATGGAAAGCTGTATTGAAATTGAGAGTGTATCGCTAGGGCTTAGGGTTTATGAAAGAGGAACTCTGGGGCTTGGAGAGGCGGATGCAAATAGCTGAGGTTTAGAATATAAAGAAAATCATAAATAGAAAATTAACGGAGAAATGAAATGTCAGAATATTCTAGATGTATGTAGTGCAATCCTTTGTGCTGGTGGATTGTTCCACAAGATATACAACcgcttttttaattttgattacaTTTAATGCATAGTTATATACTCCATACAAATGAGTCAAAATAATTAGTGTactataagtattattttaataatttgataTATAATAACCCTATTTTATTGTTTATCGAATTAAATTTCTTTCATTTGTGTTGAATATACTTGACTACATGTTTAATACTTCTCACATAATTAGGCTTAAGGTTACTTtagtattttattactatatttaATTGGATGTTAACACTTTATTAAGTTAGagtcttaggccatccacaacgttgtctctataccgtctcttaaaccgtctcttaactactatttgagcactatttgagggccccactgtccttttttcctccatctcttaactaagagacggaacctgcaacgctccgtctcttaaccgtctctataccgtctcttaattactattcattcaatttaatttataattttttttaaaacccaattcaatttaaacaaacacactttattaaaattaaaacaatattacaacttaacattaaaaaaaacgaagacataattaaaattctaaaaaaataaaaatgacataatttaatcttctccgccaaagttttcccaaatgtgctcaattagatcctcttggagttgggtgtgggcgctagagtcgcgtgtccttgcccgaatagccaaccgttcttgtatagatggatgcgctccacttcgcggcggactacttgcggttgagcttccgggggattcggggtcgaaccaatttccggcatcgggtccttcgtctcggacaatcatgttgtgcaagattatgcacgtatacatgatgtcgaccatgctctccatgaaccacgaacgagccggggctttgatgatgttgaagcgcgcttggagaaccccgaacgccctctccacatccttgcgcgcagcctcctgcttctgcgcaaaaagagcctgctttgggttcgctggcctgccgcacgtcttcacgaaggtcggccacttcgggtagatgccgtcggcgagatagtaccccattttataccgccggttgttggcgacgaagttgatggccggcgctttaccatctaaaacttcggtaaagaggtcggactgttggagcacgtttacgtcgttgttcgagccagggaccccgaagtacgcgtgccagatccaaagtcggtagtcggcaacggcctcgagtacaacggttgggtgggtgcctttgtggccgctcgtgtaggaacccctccaagccaccgggcaattcttccattgccagtacatgcaatcgacactgccaagcatcccggggaatccgtgcacttgttcgtgcaggttgaggaggaactgacaatcctccgtggttggcctccggagaaattcgtcactgaaggctgcccggacgcctctgcagaagttgagcaagcacaagcgcccagtgctgtctccgatgtgcaggtattcgtcgaatatgtcggccgtttgtccagtcgcaagctgctggatggctgcagtacatttctgcagcgtcgtgtggctgggacgaccgaccgcgtcgaacccttctcggaagaactcctccctggccgccaaagtattcgctatgtggagaaatagcggtttccgcatgcggaaacggcgacggaaataggtatctccccaaatcgggttatcgcagaagtagtcgcgtactaaccgtgcggcggcttcctcccggttccgattgatgtacttccgggagcgtcgtgggggtggtgcggcttcctccgcctctcgtcgtcgatcttcttcgagtgattgttccattaattggcgcatttgctcaaaaggatccatttgtttgagttgattgaagatggaaattggagtgatagagaggatttgagaggaatagatgtgtgtttgtatttgaaatgagtatggaatagaattatttatagagtaaaaaattaaaaatttaaaaaatgaaaataaatatttaacggtaatattaccgtttgaaaaaaaaaaaattttattaaaaatcaatttttttaaaaaaaaatgaattattgcgtcatcagtgacgacgcccactcgcgggccagcgagtaggcgtcacgcacgcatggggacgtgccacgtgtccctggcgcgtggcgagacatctcgtctcgtgtctcgccgagacgagctacgcgacgagacggtcgcgagctggagacgagatgggcgctgcaatgcgtctcgcgggggtctcgtctctccgagacgagacgcgagcccggcgcgagacgcgttgtggatggtcttagagGTGAGAAAGGGTCATAAATGGTGGAGATGCAGCCACCTCTCAATCGACCTTCCCTTTTGTTTCGTGGCCACATTATTCATTATTCTGTCCATTTATTTATATCGAGAAAAAATGAACGTGTCACAATCATTTTCCGTTTAATGCTTTATCGTATAGATTAATGATTAATCTGTATTGGATAAGTTGGATACATTTTACACAGGCAAATTGTGACAATGATGTAGCAGTAGCATCACAtataaaatcactaaaaatcGAGATTACTCGTTAATTTTTTTCATACTCCAgttttaaa is part of the Salvia splendens isolate huo1 chromosome 6, SspV2, whole genome shotgun sequence genome and encodes:
- the LOC121808531 gene encoding heat shock 70 kDa protein, mitochondrial-like is translated as MASAVLLRSLRRREVSSASSSAFRILTGNTKPSWAVSNNLAGLVRPFSTKPAGNDVIGIDLGTTNSCVSVMEGKTPKVIENAEGARTTPSVVAFSPKGELLVGIPAKRQAVTNPTNTVFGTKRLIGRRFDDPQTQKEMKMVPYKIVKAPNGDAWVEVNGQQYSPSQIGAFVLTKMKETAEDYLGKTVTKAVVTVPAYFNDAQRQATKDAGRIAGLDVQRIINEPTAAALSYGLNNKEGLVAVFDLGGGTFDVSILEISNGVFEVKATNGDTFLGGEDFDNALLEFLVSEFKRTDNIDLSKDRLALQRLREAAEKAKIELSSTTQTEISLPFITADSTGPRHLNITLPRSKFEALVNSLIERTRNPCKSCLKDAGISIKEVDEVLLVGGMTRVPKVQEVVTEIFGKSPSKGVNPDEAVAMGAAIQGGILRGDVKELLLLDVTPLSLGIETLGGIFTRLINRNTTIPTKKSQSFSTAADNQTQVGIKVLQGEREMATDNKLLGEFELMGIPPAPRGMPQIEVTFDIDANGIVTVSAKDKTTGKEQQITIRSSGGLSEDEIEKMVKDAELHAQKDQERKALIDIRNNADTTIYSIEKSLNEYREKIPSEVATEIETAVADLRSAMATENIDDIKAKLDLANKAVSKIGQHMSGGSSGGPTGGSEGGDQQAPEAEYEEVKK